In the Ruminococcus albus 7 = DSM 20455 genome, one interval contains:
- a CDS encoding mobility-associated LCxxNW protein, with translation MEDYCAFSKDHKCLKWEDYELTRHELEEADRLCHGNWIEIQRLYAYIDELRSILDKNNIDYPEM, from the coding sequence ATGGAAGATTATTGCGCTTTCAGCAAGGATCACAAATGCCTGAAATGGGAGGATTATGAGCTGACCCGCCACGAACTGGAAGAGGCTGACCGCCTTTGTCACGGCAACTGGATCGAGATTCAGAGGCTGTATGCGTACATTGACGAGCTCAGATCCATCTTGGACAAAAATAACATTGATTATCCTGAAATGTGA
- a CDS encoding translation initiation factor 2: protein MIREYYEDGELSGIRLESSVPCRTLSGRDWKYILPSIENSIVFIDEDNDFLRTLEFAEAIRHSSNYYVIVTREGLAYLPYSVNEIYGIRESGKYAGLKQVYNEFYRIYHWGSEIEKAKIDKVLVEDTNSGYEFFSALAVDGKPAVISAEGNSGVFKKLLEHDPSETCLVIADGAAFGSEIDRVMKLIQDSDNVILYLPESFEWLILKSGLIDGTRIQEILENSENHILSEKHFSWEQYFTALLIDETKDSYLSYSKKRLNPVYLHEIEKSKIMKAMNKIGELFSDNSDCKE, encoded by the coding sequence ATGATACGGGAATACTATGAAGACGGAGAGTTAAGCGGTATCCGGCTTGAATCGAGTGTGCCGTGCAGAACTCTTTCGGGGCGTGACTGGAAGTACATTCTGCCCTCGATAGAGAACAGTATCGTTTTTATTGACGAGGATAACGATTTTCTGAGAACGCTTGAATTTGCTGAAGCGATACGCCACAGTTCAAATTATTATGTGATCGTCACAAGAGAGGGGCTTGCGTATCTTCCTTACAGCGTGAATGAGATCTACGGCATAAGAGAATCAGGCAAATATGCAGGCTTAAAACAGGTCTATAATGAGTTTTACCGAATATATCACTGGGGCAGCGAGATAGAAAAAGCCAAAATTGATAAAGTGCTTGTTGAGGACACAAATTCCGGCTATGAATTCTTTTCGGCACTTGCGGTTGACGGTAAGCCGGCTGTTATTAGTGCCGAGGGTAACTCGGGTGTGTTCAAAAAACTTCTTGAACATGATCCTTCGGAAACGTGTCTTGTCATTGCAGATGGGGCTGCTTTTGGTTCGGAAATCGACAGGGTTATGAAGCTGATACAGGATTCCGACAATGTTATTCTGTATCTTCCCGAGTCGTTTGAGTGGCTGATTTTGAAGTCGGGGTTGATCGACGGAACTCGCATTCAAGAAATTCTTGAAAATTCTGAGAACCATATTCTGAGTGAAAAGCATTTCAGCTGGGAACAGTATTTTACTGCTTTGCTTATTGATGAAACCAAAGATTCTTATCTTAGCTATTCAAAGAAAAGACTAAATCCCGTGTACCTGCATGAGATCGAAAAAAGTAAAATCATGAAGGCTATGAATAAGATAGGTGAGTTGTTTTCAGATAATTCAGATTGTAAAGAATAA
- a CDS encoding alpha/beta fold hydrolase yields the protein MLYNVKEDTLEIGGMSIDYASFGSGEDIMVMIPGLSLKRVKGTGFTLAVMYRQFAKKFRVYIFDRRKNIPEGYTAEDIGDEVAAAMNALGLKKAYVLGVSQGGMAAQYLAIKHPELVERLVLGVTLSRNNRVVSTAVDEWLGLAEKGDLDGLVLSTMKYNYPPERLEKFRLIMPALVKAGRPKDAESFIRMTKACMTCDTYDRLNEIKCPVLVIGDRQDRIVSPEASEEIAEKLGCELYMTDGYGHGAYEQAEFNGQVARFFGVEQ from the coding sequence ATGCTTTATAATGTAAAGGAAGATACTCTGGAGATCGGCGGGATGTCTATTGACTACGCTTCATTCGGCAGTGGGGAAGATATCATGGTGATGATACCCGGACTTTCACTGAAACGGGTGAAGGGTACGGGATTCACACTGGCGGTCATGTACAGACAGTTCGCAAAAAAATTCAGGGTGTATATTTTTGACAGGAGAAAGAATATCCCAGAGGGCTACACTGCTGAGGATATCGGTGATGAGGTGGCTGCGGCTATGAATGCGCTGGGGCTTAAAAAGGCTTATGTGCTGGGAGTATCTCAGGGCGGCATGGCGGCGCAGTATCTTGCTATCAAACATCCTGAGCTGGTCGAAAGGCTGGTGCTGGGGGTGACGCTGTCACGGAACAACAGGGTGGTAAGTACGGCGGTGGATGAATGGCTGGGTCTGGCTGAAAAGGGTGATCTTGACGGGCTGGTGCTGAGTACGATGAAGTATAATTATCCCCCTGAACGGCTTGAAAAATTCAGGCTGATAATGCCTGCGCTGGTAAAAGCAGGAAGACCCAAGGACGCTGAGAGCTTTATTCGTATGACAAAGGCTTGTATGACCTGCGATACCTATGACAGGCTGAATGAGATAAAATGTCCTGTGCTGGTTATAGGTGACAGGCAGGACAGGATAGTATCGCCTGAGGCTTCTGAGGAGATAGCTGAAAAGCTGGGCTGTGAGCTTTATATGACGGATGGTTACGGTCACGGGGCTTATGAGCAGGCGGAGTTCAATGGACAGGTCGCAAGGTTTTTCGGGGTAGAGCAGTGA